From a single Pseudomonas sp. A34-9 genomic region:
- the rmuC gene encoding DNA recombination protein RmuC has protein sequence MLEERLAMAQLAQDGLNAQLDASRDEVADLGQANAAKQADLAALRREVELLQIERDDARDASHAWNLERANKEAELRRLDAQAASLNAELREQQESHQQRLNDLQGSRDELRAQFAELAGKIFDEREQRFAETSQQRLGQLLDPLKERIQSFEKRVEESYQAEARERFSLAKELERLQALNLRLSDEATNLTRALKGQKTQGNWGELILERVLEHAGLEKGREYQTQVNLKGPDGERFQPDVIIYLPGDKQVVVDSKVSLTAYQQYVAADDDTLGQIAIKQHVLSLRNHVKGLAGKDYKRLEGLHSLDFVLLFVPIEAAFSAALQAEPSLFQEAFDRNIVIVSPTTLLATLRVIDSLWKQERQSQNAREIAERAGWLYDKFVLFIQDLDEVGNRLQQLDKAYSSARNKLTEGRGNLVSRSEQLKLLGARASKSLPADLLERAMTDVDGLVELPE, from the coding sequence CTGCTCGAAGAGCGTCTGGCCATGGCGCAACTGGCACAGGACGGGCTCAACGCGCAGCTCGACGCCAGTCGCGATGAAGTCGCCGATCTCGGTCAGGCCAATGCCGCCAAGCAGGCTGATCTGGCGGCTCTGCGCCGGGAAGTCGAGCTGCTGCAGATCGAACGCGACGACGCTCGCGATGCCTCCCACGCCTGGAACCTCGAACGTGCGAACAAGGAAGCCGAGCTGCGCCGCCTCGACGCACAGGCCGCCTCACTGAACGCCGAACTGCGCGAGCAACAGGAAAGTCACCAGCAACGCCTCAACGACCTGCAAGGCTCGCGCGATGAGCTGCGTGCGCAGTTTGCCGAGCTGGCCGGGAAGATCTTCGATGAGCGCGAGCAGCGTTTCGCCGAGACCAGTCAACAACGGCTCGGTCAGTTGCTCGATCCGCTCAAGGAACGCATTCAATCCTTCGAAAAACGTGTGGAAGAAAGTTATCAGGCCGAGGCCCGCGAGCGTTTCTCGCTGGCCAAGGAGCTGGAGCGCTTGCAGGCGCTCAACCTGCGTCTGAGCGACGAAGCCACCAACCTGACCCGTGCCCTCAAAGGCCAGAAAACCCAAGGCAACTGGGGCGAGTTGATTCTTGAACGTGTGCTCGAACACGCCGGTCTGGAGAAGGGCCGCGAGTACCAGACCCAGGTCAACCTCAAAGGCCCGGATGGCGAGCGCTTCCAGCCTGACGTGATCATTTACCTGCCGGGCGACAAGCAAGTGGTGGTGGACTCCAAGGTGAGTCTCACCGCGTATCAGCAGTACGTGGCTGCCGACGACGACACTCTCGGGCAGATCGCGATCAAGCAGCACGTCCTGTCGTTGCGCAATCACGTCAAAGGCCTGGCCGGCAAGGATTACAAACGTCTGGAAGGCCTGCACAGCCTTGATTTCGTTTTGCTGTTCGTGCCGATCGAAGCGGCGTTTTCGGCGGCGTTGCAGGCTGAGCCATCACTGTTTCAGGAAGCCTTTGACCGCAACATTGTCATCGTCAGCCCGACCACATTGTTGGCGACTTTGCGCGTGATCGACAGTCTGTGGAAGCAGGAGCGGCAGAGTCAGAATGCTCGGGAAATCGCCGAGCGCGCCGGGTGGCTGTACGACAAGTTCGTGCTGTTTATCCAGGATCTCGACGAGGTCGGCAATCGACTGCAACAGCTGGATAAAGCCTACAGTTCAGCGCGTAACAAGCTGACAGAGGGGCGCGGCAATCTGGTCAGTCGCAGCGAGCAACTGAAATTGCTCGGTGCGCGGGCGAGCAAGAGCTTGCCGGCGGACTTGCTGGAGCGAGCGATGACCGATGTCGATGGCCTCGTCGAACTCCCTGAATAA